One window of Scylla paramamosain isolate STU-SP2022 chromosome 47, ASM3559412v1, whole genome shotgun sequence genomic DNA carries:
- the LOC135095071 gene encoding uncharacterized protein LOC135095071, which translates to MWPTPENCQEGSESAVVWPKPTHTVPLPPYSQPPPLYPAPAAPPLPRHASSLTVGRPPPPPYSAVHSGNAAVSAVSPSATNYRYPVRQGWPGAHHAVAGRWGGGGARGGNGSGGGGGGAAGWVDSLPWRMTRQLRHHEARPPQQRYHQPHYPNWQSRPSQQQHQQQQQQQQHELQPLQQHQQQRQQHQQQQHQERRQQQYQQQQQQQQRQQQQVQQQQVQQQQQQLQQQQQQLQQQQQLQQQQQQVQQQQVQQQQQIHVRWEKQLQLQQQQQQQQQQQQQQQQQHKLQHKLQEMQPQQQQQQQQQPQPQSQQLAQQKLLTNQGRLKQVLGQMLQERRLSHQKVSRDDMQQLKTEYKRRQKQKYLAQNSPRTEQVLQQPVMPSTPQISLPHPTPPEQLMLTPPPITPPRTTPPHPAPPHQVSPSLKHPTFLPTSPTQLPPSPLPSEPLPSPSPSPPPQPPQRPQRLMPKLHLLPQHMLPQRLRGVRLASPPPAPPPPSPPSSSSSSSSSSSSSSSSSSSPLLPPPLPPSSPPPPPPPQENNNKRQHQNSTSSPITPPQHHPDLTLRKSAPQHTSPAISPLQPSAPLNNPTVSPTQRSTYNYSPPCHTNPIRHSAPQHTLFQHPAPSLNHHTNTSWSNFTSAQQCPPSRLPQHQSTPPQHLSASSPYHSVRHQIALPQQSAPLHYRSPLPPFQSASHQHRSATPWHQSPLPQHQSLVPRHPQEVTSQDLPTQHISSPLQHQSAPIQHCSKPPVCSALPQDSAPACPQLTVPPAELPKSIPLQTQSVRHPSQSMHQPSKSACQSSQSAHQPSKSAYPRKAAAPRRKGWDSWQAPKRVRKSFGKFERVLLNDDFEGDSSLLSLSSSTREEEEMEVAKTVEDVEHSRLKDCQDARSVTITTAASSSTTVITTTAASAIITTTTATPATTNTIPAATAKVTTISAASATVITTTAALANNNTTTTAIQATMMTFPAATTTTITTATVVPTFLTTTTTYTNSSSHTITSSTSSSSESLVSYICTTQTTSTVPEVPVSSNIHPPLPHHPSSLPSPLLKPLPPHIPYAICPPPPQLPPPPPPDTTNESSPPEETATATTGPQKVVVGEPMKHVKLSWVACSKVLLSRSQIEYIRRVTVLSPNLVLPCFVCCQVVKSLSHLFIGQLYCVTCGATIATCKEFQTFSTLSGPCTGQKWRGWHCGGEAARRPHDLLAWKNDPVDLLAYYSQRLVVNRFNILPSTITVLQQMAELIRCYRPLIYLEPWSPALHRCMHYIKGMFGTYPDTSGTAPVTPEAPSKRTSPPQQPATTPQQPATTPQQPATTSQQPATTPQQPATTLQQPATTPQQSSASQSQHRTVSFQCSSTALIQPVTTPSESSTARSQVNAVPSQSHTAQAQPSLPEPEHQVRESVKVSETRRKRKREQEDKKVKRTIRRGDKGKQRRRGREREGRRKEPENIDTWSPIKQRKAEILQERIACLGTSATPPPPTLPREYYEQEERARQRNEGEEDKENVCQIERPENTVSVSGKEDQVEPPNQNKGGPVDDVEVKEEVVEDSVEGEDKDEIFWKEGDMWFSKALETLRKYTAEKSKASSSTSYSASSSSLTSPSSPPPSPSSPLTCPTSPDTSPMPASAPSCHLALNTPRNTKDKINSDRELDTWQAPSPLPPAPPPRFSPLPVSRTLSPPPIISSTQGAMPSVVTLEEEEEGNSKEDEEEKEDSKMVMQEEKVINQEEGAFMIEDEDKNMEETHQEEEEEGALMIVEDEDRDSEEEVVVVVEIQEKENEDEEGVLVIEEDKDDDIEEERSKEEEYGELLSQTYSESQLEEVVEVVSLVQAEDKWTFEVEAVVTSKRKGQYTWKRHTCTTPTPTHLNQQW; encoded by the coding sequence GTCCCGCCCCTCccaacaacagcaccagcagcagcagcaacagcagcagcatgagcTACAGCCGCTacaacagcaccagcaacagcggcagcagcatcaacaacaacaacatcaagaacGACGACAGCAGcaataccagcagcagcagcagcagcagcagcggcagcagcagcaggtgcaacaacaacaggtgcagcagcagcaacagcagctgcagcagcaacaacagcagctgcagcaacaacaacagctgcaacagcaacagcagcaggtgcaacagcagcaggtgcaacaacagcaacaaatacATGTACGATGGGAAAAACAGCTacaactacagcagcagcagcagcagcaacaacaacaacaacaacaacaacaacaacaacataaactaCAACATAAACTACAAGAAATgcagccgcagcagcaacaacaacaacaacaacaaccacaaccacaatcacAGCAACTGGCACAACAGAAATTACTCACAAACCAGGGAAGATTGAAGCAAGTACTCGGACAAATGTTGCAGGAGCGGAGGCTGTCACATCAGAAGGTGAGCCGTGACGACATGCAGCAGCTGAAGACAGAATACAAACGGAGacaaaaacagaaatacctCGCACAGAATTCCCCGCGAACAGAACAAGTGTTGCAGCAGCCAGTGATGCCATCAACACCACAGATCTCTCTACCACACCCCACACCACCCGAGCAGTTGATGCTGACACCACCACCGATTACCCCACCACGGACAACACCGCCAcacccagcaccaccacaccaagtATCACCGTCACTGAAACACCCAACATTTCTTCCAACATCACCCACTCAGCTCCCGCCATCACCACTCCCATCAGAGCCACTGccttcaccgtcaccatcacctccaccacaaccaccacaacgacCGCAGCGGCTGATGCCCAAACTCCACTTACTGCCACAGCACATGCTTCCACAGCGGCTGAGAGGCGTGCGTCTTGCATCACccccgccagcaccaccaccaccgtcaccaccatcatcatcatcatcatcatcatcatcatcatcatcatcatcatcatcatcatcatcaccactactaccaccaccactaccaccatcatcaccaccaccaccaccaccaccacaggaaaacaataataaaagacaaCATCAGAACTCAACATCTTCCCCTATCACTCCACCTCAGCACCATCCTGACCTAACCCTCCGCAAGTCAGCACCTCAGCACACCAGCCCAgccatctctcctctccagcCCTCAGCCCCTCTGAACAATCCTACTGTGTCTCCCACTCAGCGCTCAACATATAATTACTCACCACCTTGCCACACCAACCCCATTCGCCACTCAGCACCTCAGCACACCCTCTTTCAGCACCCAGCACCCTCTCTGAACCACCACACTAACACATCTTGGTCCAATTTCACATCAGCACAGCAGTGTCCACCATCTCGCTTACCTCAGCACCAGTCAACACCACCTCAGCATCTCTCAGCGTCATCTCCATACCACTCAGTACGCCACCAAATAGCATTACCTCAGCAGTCAGCACCACTTCATTATcgatcaccattaccaccattccAGTCAGCATCACATCAACACCGCTCAGCAACACCTTGGCATCAGTCACCACTACCTCAGCATCAATCACTGGTCCCTCGACACCCACAAGAGGTCACGAGTCAGGACCTACCAACTCAGCACATTTCATCTCCACTTCAGCATCAGTCAGCACCGATTCAGCATTGCTCAAAGCCTCCTGTTTGCTCAGCACTCCCTCAAGACTCTGCTCCAGCATGCCCTCAGCTTACTGTGCCACCTGCTGAGCTCCCCAAGTCAATACCTCTGCAAACCCAGTCAGTACGTCATCCTAGCCAGTCAATGCATCAGCCTAGCAAGTCAGCATGTCAATCTAGCCAGTCAGCGCATCAGCCTAGCAAGTCAGCATACCCTAGGAAGGCTGCAGCACCTAGGAGGAAGGGCTGGGACTCGTGGCAAGCACCCAAACGTGTCAGGAAGAGTTTTGGCAAGTTTGAAAGGGTGCTCTTGAATGATGATTTTGAAGGAGACTCCTCTCTTTTATCAttgtcctcctccaccagggaagaggaggagatggaagtggcGAAGACTGTGGAGGATGTGGAGCATTCAAGGCTCAAGGATTGTCAGGATGCTAGGagtgtcaccatcaccactgcagcctcttcttccactactgtcatcactactactgctgcttctgccattatcaccaccactactgcaacACCTGCCACTACAAACACCATTCCCGCTGCTACTGCCAAAGTGACCACcatttctgctgcttctgccactgtcatcaccactactgctgcccttgccaacaacaacactaccactactgctattcAAGCCACCATGATGACCTTTcctgcagccaccaccaccaccatcaccactgctactgtTGTCCCCACTttcctcaccacaaccaccacctacaccaatTCTTCAAGCCACACCATCActtcttccacatcctcctcctctgagagTTTGGTTTCGTACATCTGCACCACTCAGACCACCTCCACGGTACCGGAAGTTCCTGTATCTTCTAacattcatcctcctctccctcatcatccctcttcccttccttcacctctcttaaAGCCACTCCCACCACATATCCCCTATGCCATttgtcctccccctccccaactaccaccacctccaccacctgacACCACAAACGAGTCCTCACCACCTGAGGAaactgccactgccaccacaggTCCTCAGAAAGTGGTGGTTGGTGAGCCAATGAAGCATGTTAAGTTGAGCTGGGTGGCCTGTAGTAAGGTATTGCTGAGCAGGTCACAGATTGAGTACATTCGTCGTGTGACTGTCTTATCACCTAACCTTGTGCTCCCTTGTTTCGTGTGTTGTCAGGTAGTGAAGAGCCTGTCTCACCTGTTCATAGGCCAGTTGTACTGTGTCACCTGTGGAGCCACCATCGCCACATGTAAGGAATTCCAAACCTTCAGCACCTTGTCAGGCCCGTGCACTGGCCAGAAGTGGAGAGGTTGGCATTGTGGAGGAGAGGCAGCAAGAAGGCCACATGACCTGCTGGCTTGGAAGAATGACCCTGTGGATCTTCTGGCCTATTACTCCCAGCGCTTAGTGGTAAACAGGTTCAACATCTTGCCCTCCACAATCACTGTGTTGCAGCAGATGGCAGAACTCATACGCTGCTACCGTCCCCTGATATACTTAGAGCCTTGGTCACCCGCCCTACATCGCTGCATGCACTACATCAAGGGCATGTTTGGTACCTACCCAGACACCTCTGGCACTGCCCCAGTAACACCTGAGGCTCCATCCAAACGTACCTCACCCCCACAGCAGCCTGCCACAACCCCACAGCAGCCTGCCACAACCCCACAGCAGCCTGCCACAACCTCACAGCAGCCTGCCACAACCCCACAGCAGCCTGCCACAACTCTACAGCAGCCTGCCACAACCCCACAGCAGTCTAGTGCATCCCAGTCACAGCATCGTACAGTCTCATTCCAGTGCAGCAGTACGGCCTTAATACAGCCTGTCACAACCCCTTCGGAATCTAGCACAGCCCGCTCTCAGGTAAATGCAGTGCCGTCACAGTCTCACACAGCCCAAGCCCAGCCCAGCCTACCAGAACCAGAGCACCAAGTGAGAGAATCAGTAAAGGTTAGTGAGACCAGAAGGAAACGGAAACGAGAACAGGAGgacaaaaaggtaaaaagaaccatcaggagaggagacaaaggaaagcagcggagaagaggaagagaaagagaaggaagaaggaaggagccTGAAAACATTGATACTTGGTCTCCCATCAAACAGAGGAAAGCTGAGATCCTGCAAGAAAGAATTGCCTGTTTGGGTACTtctgccactcctcctcctcctaccctccccagAGAGTACTACGAGCAAGAGGAGAGGGCAAGgcagagaaatgaaggagaagaggacaaggaaaacgTGTGTCAGATTGAGAGACCAGAGAACACAGTATCAGTCTCAGGGAAGGAAGATCAGGTTGAGCCACCAAACCAGAATAAGGGAGGACCAGTGGATGACGTGGAGGttaaggaggaggtggtggaggattCAGTCGAGGGTGAAGACAAGGATGAGATTttctggaaggagggagacatgTGGTTTTCTAAGGCCCTGGAAACCCTGAGGAAATACACAGCAGAAAAATCAAAAGCTTCCTCTTCTACGTCTTATTCAGcgtcttcatcttccctcacatctccctcttcccctcccccatctcccaGTTCTCCCCTCACATGCCCAACATCCCCTGACACTTCACCCATGCCTGCCTCTGCACCCTCATGTCACCTTGCCCTGAACACTCCCAGGAATACAAAGGACAAAATCAATAGTGATAGGGAACTTGACACCTGGCAAgccccatcaccactaccaccagcaccaccaccacgattctctcctcttcctgtgtctcgtactctgtctcctcctcccattattTCCTCCACCCAGGGTGCCATGCCTTCAGTTGtgaccctggaggaggaggaggaagggaactcgaaggaagatgaggaagagaaagaggatagcaAAATGGTGATGCAAGAGGAAAAAGTGATAAACCAAGAGGAAGGGGCATTCATGATTGAGGATGAAGACAAGAACATGGAGGAGACAcaccaagaggaagaggaagaaggagcatTAATGATCGTGGAAGATGAGGACAGGGActcagaggaagaggtggtggtggtggtggagatacaggaaaaggagaatgaggatgaggaaggggtGCTGGTAATTGAGGAGGACAAAGACGATGatatagaggaggagaggagcaaggaggaggagtacggaGAGCTGTTGTCGCAAACCTACAGTGAGAGTCagctggaggaggtggtggaggtggtgtccCTGGTGCAAGCCGAGGACAAGTGGACATTCGAAGTCGAGGCTGTGGTCACCAGCAAGAGGAAAGGTCAATATACCTGGAAGAgacacacctgcaccacacctACCCCCACACACCTGAACCAGCAGTGGTGA